A stretch of the Macaca mulatta isolate MMU2019108-1 chromosome 14, T2T-MMU8v2.0, whole genome shotgun sequence genome encodes the following:
- the TKFC gene encoding triokinase/FMN cyclase isoform X4 yields MTSKKLVNSVAGCADDALAGLVACNPNLQLLQGHRVALRSDLDSLKGQVALLSGGGSGHEPAHAGFIGKGMLTGVIAGAVFTSPAVGSILAAIRAVAQAGTVGTLLIVKNYTGDRLNFGLAREQARAEGIPVEMVVIGDDSAFTVLKKAGRRGLCGTVLIHKVAGALAEAGVGLEEITKRVNVVAKAMGTLGVSLSSCSVPGSKPTFELSADEVELGLGIHGEAGVRRIKMATADEIVKLMLDHMTDTTNASHVPVQPGSSVVMMVNNLGGLSFLELGIIADAAVRSLEGRGVKIARALVGTFMSALEMPGISLTLLLVDEPLLKLIDAETTAVAWPNVAAVSITGRKRNRVAPAEPQEALDSTAVGGSASKRMALVLERVCSTLLGLEEHLNALDRAAGDGDCGTTHSRAARAIREWLKEGPPPASPAQLLSKLSVLLLEKMGGSSGALYGLFLTAAAQPLKVKTSLPAWSAAMDAGLEAMQKYGKAAPGDRTMLDSLWAAGQELQAWKSPGADLLQVLTKAVKIRNGPNPKSSPPLGESCDHRVYLLKTLFPPLHLRVGDPTALTN; encoded by the exons ATG ACCTCCAAGAAGCTGGTGAACTCGGTGGCTGGCTGTGCTGATGACGCCCTTGCTGGCCTGGTGGCCTGCAACCCCAACCTGCAGCTCCTGCAGGGCCACCGCGTGGCCCTCCGTTCTGACCTGGACAGCCTCAAGGGCCAGGTGGCACTGCTATCGGGTGGGGGCTCTGGCCATGAGCCTGCCCATGCTG GTTTCATAGGGAAGGGGATGCTGACCGGGGTCATCGCAGGAGCCGTATTCACCTCCCCAGCAGTGGGCAGCATCCTGGCAGCCATCAGGgcagtggcccaggctggcacAG TGGGGACCCTCCTCATCGTGAAGAACTACACTGGGGATCGGCTCAACTTCGGCCTGGCCAGGGAGCAGGCCCGGGCTGAAGGCATCCCGGTGGAGATGGTGGTGATCGGGGATGACAGCGCCTTCACCGTCCTGAAGAAGGCAGGCCGGCGGGGGCTGTGTGGCACGGTGCTTATACACAAG GTGGCAGGTGCTCtggctgaggcaggtgtgggGCTGGAGGAGATCACAAAGCGGGTGAACGTGGTCGCCAAGGCCATGG GTACCCTGGGGGTGAGCTTATCCTCCTGCAGCGTCCCTGGTTCCAAACCCACCTTCGAGCTCTCGGCCGATGAGGTGGAGCTGGGCCTGG GGATCCACGGGGAAGCTGGTGTGCGCCGGATAAAG ATGGCAACTGCTGATGAGATTGTGAAACTCATGCTCGACCACATGACAGACACCACCAATGCGTCCCATGTGCCTGTGCAGCCCG GCTCTTCAGTTGTGATGATGGTCAACAACCTGGGTGGCCTGTCATTCCTGGAATTGGGCATCATAGCCGATGCTGCCGTTCGCTCCCTGG AGGGCCGCGGGGTGAAGATTGCCCGTGCCCTGGTGGGCACCTTCATGTCAGCACTGGAGATGCCTGGCATTTCTCTCACCCTCCTGCTGGTGGATGAGCCTCTCCTGAAACTGATAG ATGCTGAAACCACTGCAGTAGCCTGGCCTAACGTGGCCGCAGTCTCCATTACTGGGCGGAAGCGGAACCGGGTAGCCCCTGCCGAGCCCCAGGAGGCCCTTGATTCCACTGCTGTAGGAG GCTCAGCCTCGAAGCGGATGGCGCTGGTGCTGGAACGGGTGTGCAGCACCCTCCTGGGCCTGGAGGAACACCTGAATGCCCTGGACCGGGCTGCTGGTGATGGCGACTGTGGCACCACCCACAGCCGTGCGGCCAGAG CAATCCGGGAGTGGCTGAAGGAGGGCCCACCCcctgccagccctgcccagctGCTCTCCAAGTTGTCTGTCCTGCTCCTGGAGAAGATGGGAGGCTCATCTGGAGCG CTCTATGGCCTGTTCCTGACTGCAGCTGCCCAGCCCCTCaaggtcaagaccagcctccCAGCCTGGTCTGCTGCCATGGATGCCGGCCTGGAAGCCATGCAGAA GTATGGAAAGGCTGCCCCAGGGGACAGGACTATG CTGGATTCTCTGTGGGCAGCAGGGCAGGAGCTCCAAGCCTGGAAGAGCCCAGGAGCCGATCTGTTGCAAGTCCTGACCAAAGCAGTCAAG ATCAGGAATGGGCCCAACCCCAAAAGCTCTCCTCCCTTGGGTGAGTCCTGTGATCACAGGGTGTATCTTTTGAAGACCCTATTCCCTCCTCTTCACCTTAGAGTTGGGGACCCCACTGCACTCACAAACTGA
- the TKFC gene encoding triokinase/FMN cyclase isoform X5 — MTSKKLVNSVAGCADDALAGLVACNPNLQLLQGHRVALRSDLDSLKGQVALLSGGGSGHEPAHAGFIGKGMLTGVIAGAVFTSPAVGSILAAIRAVAQAGTVGTLLIVKNYTGDRLNFGLAREQARAEGIPVEMVVIGDDSAFTVLKKAGRRGLCGTVLIHKVAGALAEAGVGLEEITKRVNVVAKAMGTLGVSLSSCSVPGSKPTFELSADEVELGLGIHGEAGVRRIKMATADEIVKLMLDHMTDTTNASHVPVQPGSSVVMMVNNLGGLSFLELGIIADAAVRSLEGRGVKIARALVGTFMSALEMPGISLTLLLVDEPLLKLIDAETTAVAWPNVAAVSITGRKRNRVAPAEPQEALDSTAVGGSASKRMALVLERVCSTLLGLEEHLNALDRAAGDGDCGTTHSRAARAIREWLKEGPPPASPAQLLSKLSVLLLEKMGGSSGALYGLFLTAAAQPLKVKTSLPAWSAAMDAGLEAMQKYGKAAPGDRTMLDSLWAAGQELQAWKSPGADLLQVLTKAVKLLGICKIRMVPTSRGHERIPMN; from the exons ATG ACCTCCAAGAAGCTGGTGAACTCGGTGGCTGGCTGTGCTGATGACGCCCTTGCTGGCCTGGTGGCCTGCAACCCCAACCTGCAGCTCCTGCAGGGCCACCGCGTGGCCCTCCGTTCTGACCTGGACAGCCTCAAGGGCCAGGTGGCACTGCTATCGGGTGGGGGCTCTGGCCATGAGCCTGCCCATGCTG GTTTCATAGGGAAGGGGATGCTGACCGGGGTCATCGCAGGAGCCGTATTCACCTCCCCAGCAGTGGGCAGCATCCTGGCAGCCATCAGGgcagtggcccaggctggcacAG TGGGGACCCTCCTCATCGTGAAGAACTACACTGGGGATCGGCTCAACTTCGGCCTGGCCAGGGAGCAGGCCCGGGCTGAAGGCATCCCGGTGGAGATGGTGGTGATCGGGGATGACAGCGCCTTCACCGTCCTGAAGAAGGCAGGCCGGCGGGGGCTGTGTGGCACGGTGCTTATACACAAG GTGGCAGGTGCTCtggctgaggcaggtgtgggGCTGGAGGAGATCACAAAGCGGGTGAACGTGGTCGCCAAGGCCATGG GTACCCTGGGGGTGAGCTTATCCTCCTGCAGCGTCCCTGGTTCCAAACCCACCTTCGAGCTCTCGGCCGATGAGGTGGAGCTGGGCCTGG GGATCCACGGGGAAGCTGGTGTGCGCCGGATAAAG ATGGCAACTGCTGATGAGATTGTGAAACTCATGCTCGACCACATGACAGACACCACCAATGCGTCCCATGTGCCTGTGCAGCCCG GCTCTTCAGTTGTGATGATGGTCAACAACCTGGGTGGCCTGTCATTCCTGGAATTGGGCATCATAGCCGATGCTGCCGTTCGCTCCCTGG AGGGCCGCGGGGTGAAGATTGCCCGTGCCCTGGTGGGCACCTTCATGTCAGCACTGGAGATGCCTGGCATTTCTCTCACCCTCCTGCTGGTGGATGAGCCTCTCCTGAAACTGATAG ATGCTGAAACCACTGCAGTAGCCTGGCCTAACGTGGCCGCAGTCTCCATTACTGGGCGGAAGCGGAACCGGGTAGCCCCTGCCGAGCCCCAGGAGGCCCTTGATTCCACTGCTGTAGGAG GCTCAGCCTCGAAGCGGATGGCGCTGGTGCTGGAACGGGTGTGCAGCACCCTCCTGGGCCTGGAGGAACACCTGAATGCCCTGGACCGGGCTGCTGGTGATGGCGACTGTGGCACCACCCACAGCCGTGCGGCCAGAG CAATCCGGGAGTGGCTGAAGGAGGGCCCACCCcctgccagccctgcccagctGCTCTCCAAGTTGTCTGTCCTGCTCCTGGAGAAGATGGGAGGCTCATCTGGAGCG CTCTATGGCCTGTTCCTGACTGCAGCTGCCCAGCCCCTCaaggtcaagaccagcctccCAGCCTGGTCTGCTGCCATGGATGCCGGCCTGGAAGCCATGCAGAA GTATGGAAAGGCTGCCCCAGGGGACAGGACTATG CTGGATTCTCTGTGGGCAGCAGGGCAGGAGCTCCAAGCCTGGAAGAGCCCAGGAGCCGATCTGTTGCAAGTCCTGACCAAAGCAGTCAAG CTCCTTGGGATCTGTAAAATCAGAATGGTACCCACCTCACGGGGACATGAAAGGATTCCAATGAACTGA
- the TKFC gene encoding triokinase/FMN cyclase isoform X2, whose amino-acid sequence MWLCCCCLHCTQTRVAQDCPSSSSSVQRCELSLFQSLPTMTSKKLVNSVAGCADDALAGLVACNPNLQLLQGHRVALRSDLDSLKGQVALLSGGGSGHEPAHAGFIGKGMLTGVIAGAVFTSPAVGSILAAIRAVAQAGTVGTLLIVKNYTGDRLNFGLAREQARAEGIPVEMVVIGDDSAFTVLKKAGRRGLCGTVLIHKVAGALAEAGVGLEEITKRVNVVAKAMGTLGVSLSSCSVPGSKPTFELSADEVELGLGIHGEAGVRRIKMATADEIVKLMLDHMTDTTNASHVPVQPGSSVVMMVNNLGGLSFLELGIIADAAVRSLEGRGVKIARALVGTFMSALEMPGISLTLLLVDEPLLKLIDAETTAVAWPNVAAVSITGRKRNRVAPAEPQEALDSTAVGGSASKRMALVLERVCSTLLGLEEHLNALDRAAGDGDCGTTHSRAARAIREWLKEGPPPASPAQLLSKLSVLLLEKMGGSSGALYGLFLTAAAQPLKVKTSLPAWSAAMDAGLEAMQKYGKAAPGDRTMLDSLWAAGQELQAWKSPGADLLQVLTKAVKLLGICKIRMVPTSRGHERIPMN is encoded by the exons ATGTGGCT gtgctgctgctgcctcCACTGTACTCAGACCCGGGTAGCACAAGATTGTCCATCCTCCAGCAGTTCAGTGCAACGGTGTGAACTCAGCCTGTTTCAGAGCCTCCCCACCATG ACCTCCAAGAAGCTGGTGAACTCGGTGGCTGGCTGTGCTGATGACGCCCTTGCTGGCCTGGTGGCCTGCAACCCCAACCTGCAGCTCCTGCAGGGCCACCGCGTGGCCCTCCGTTCTGACCTGGACAGCCTCAAGGGCCAGGTGGCACTGCTATCGGGTGGGGGCTCTGGCCATGAGCCTGCCCATGCTG GTTTCATAGGGAAGGGGATGCTGACCGGGGTCATCGCAGGAGCCGTATTCACCTCCCCAGCAGTGGGCAGCATCCTGGCAGCCATCAGGgcagtggcccaggctggcacAG TGGGGACCCTCCTCATCGTGAAGAACTACACTGGGGATCGGCTCAACTTCGGCCTGGCCAGGGAGCAGGCCCGGGCTGAAGGCATCCCGGTGGAGATGGTGGTGATCGGGGATGACAGCGCCTTCACCGTCCTGAAGAAGGCAGGCCGGCGGGGGCTGTGTGGCACGGTGCTTATACACAAG GTGGCAGGTGCTCtggctgaggcaggtgtgggGCTGGAGGAGATCACAAAGCGGGTGAACGTGGTCGCCAAGGCCATGG GTACCCTGGGGGTGAGCTTATCCTCCTGCAGCGTCCCTGGTTCCAAACCCACCTTCGAGCTCTCGGCCGATGAGGTGGAGCTGGGCCTGG GGATCCACGGGGAAGCTGGTGTGCGCCGGATAAAG ATGGCAACTGCTGATGAGATTGTGAAACTCATGCTCGACCACATGACAGACACCACCAATGCGTCCCATGTGCCTGTGCAGCCCG GCTCTTCAGTTGTGATGATGGTCAACAACCTGGGTGGCCTGTCATTCCTGGAATTGGGCATCATAGCCGATGCTGCCGTTCGCTCCCTGG AGGGCCGCGGGGTGAAGATTGCCCGTGCCCTGGTGGGCACCTTCATGTCAGCACTGGAGATGCCTGGCATTTCTCTCACCCTCCTGCTGGTGGATGAGCCTCTCCTGAAACTGATAG ATGCTGAAACCACTGCAGTAGCCTGGCCTAACGTGGCCGCAGTCTCCATTACTGGGCGGAAGCGGAACCGGGTAGCCCCTGCCGAGCCCCAGGAGGCCCTTGATTCCACTGCTGTAGGAG GCTCAGCCTCGAAGCGGATGGCGCTGGTGCTGGAACGGGTGTGCAGCACCCTCCTGGGCCTGGAGGAACACCTGAATGCCCTGGACCGGGCTGCTGGTGATGGCGACTGTGGCACCACCCACAGCCGTGCGGCCAGAG CAATCCGGGAGTGGCTGAAGGAGGGCCCACCCcctgccagccctgcccagctGCTCTCCAAGTTGTCTGTCCTGCTCCTGGAGAAGATGGGAGGCTCATCTGGAGCG CTCTATGGCCTGTTCCTGACTGCAGCTGCCCAGCCCCTCaaggtcaagaccagcctccCAGCCTGGTCTGCTGCCATGGATGCCGGCCTGGAAGCCATGCAGAA GTATGGAAAGGCTGCCCCAGGGGACAGGACTATG CTGGATTCTCTGTGGGCAGCAGGGCAGGAGCTCCAAGCCTGGAAGAGCCCAGGAGCCGATCTGTTGCAAGTCCTGACCAAAGCAGTCAAG CTCCTTGGGATCTGTAAAATCAGAATGGTACCCACCTCACGGGGACATGAAAGGATTCCAATGAACTGA
- the TKFC gene encoding triokinase/FMN cyclase isoform X3, which produces MTSKKLVNSVAGCADDALAGLVACNPNLQLLQGHRVALRSDLDSLKGQVALLSGGGSGHEPAHAGFIGKGMLTGVIAGAVFTSPAVGSILAAIRAVAQAGTVGTLLIVKNYTGDRLNFGLAREQARAEGIPVEMVVIGDDSAFTVLKKAGRRGLCGTVLIHKVAGALAEAGVGLEEITKRVNVVAKAMGTLGVSLSSCSVPGSKPTFELSADEVELGLGIHGEAGVRRIKMATADEIVKLMLDHMTDTTNASHVPVQPGSSVVMMVNNLGGLSFLELGIIADAAVRSLEGRGVKIARALVGTFMSALEMPGISLTLLLVDEPLLKLIDAETTAVAWPNVAAVSITGRKRNRVAPAEPQEALDSTAVGGSASKRMALVLERVCSTLLGLEEHLNALDRAAGDGDCGTTHSRAARAIREWLKEGPPPASPAQLLSKLSVLLLEKMGGSSGALYGLFLTAAAQPLKVKTSLPAWSAAMDAGLEAMQKYGKAAPGDRTMLDSLWAAGQELQAWKSPGADLLQVLTKAVKSAEAAAEATKNMEAGAGRASYISSARLEQPDPGAVAAAAILRAILEVLQS; this is translated from the exons ATG ACCTCCAAGAAGCTGGTGAACTCGGTGGCTGGCTGTGCTGATGACGCCCTTGCTGGCCTGGTGGCCTGCAACCCCAACCTGCAGCTCCTGCAGGGCCACCGCGTGGCCCTCCGTTCTGACCTGGACAGCCTCAAGGGCCAGGTGGCACTGCTATCGGGTGGGGGCTCTGGCCATGAGCCTGCCCATGCTG GTTTCATAGGGAAGGGGATGCTGACCGGGGTCATCGCAGGAGCCGTATTCACCTCCCCAGCAGTGGGCAGCATCCTGGCAGCCATCAGGgcagtggcccaggctggcacAG TGGGGACCCTCCTCATCGTGAAGAACTACACTGGGGATCGGCTCAACTTCGGCCTGGCCAGGGAGCAGGCCCGGGCTGAAGGCATCCCGGTGGAGATGGTGGTGATCGGGGATGACAGCGCCTTCACCGTCCTGAAGAAGGCAGGCCGGCGGGGGCTGTGTGGCACGGTGCTTATACACAAG GTGGCAGGTGCTCtggctgaggcaggtgtgggGCTGGAGGAGATCACAAAGCGGGTGAACGTGGTCGCCAAGGCCATGG GTACCCTGGGGGTGAGCTTATCCTCCTGCAGCGTCCCTGGTTCCAAACCCACCTTCGAGCTCTCGGCCGATGAGGTGGAGCTGGGCCTGG GGATCCACGGGGAAGCTGGTGTGCGCCGGATAAAG ATGGCAACTGCTGATGAGATTGTGAAACTCATGCTCGACCACATGACAGACACCACCAATGCGTCCCATGTGCCTGTGCAGCCCG GCTCTTCAGTTGTGATGATGGTCAACAACCTGGGTGGCCTGTCATTCCTGGAATTGGGCATCATAGCCGATGCTGCCGTTCGCTCCCTGG AGGGCCGCGGGGTGAAGATTGCCCGTGCCCTGGTGGGCACCTTCATGTCAGCACTGGAGATGCCTGGCATTTCTCTCACCCTCCTGCTGGTGGATGAGCCTCTCCTGAAACTGATAG ATGCTGAAACCACTGCAGTAGCCTGGCCTAACGTGGCCGCAGTCTCCATTACTGGGCGGAAGCGGAACCGGGTAGCCCCTGCCGAGCCCCAGGAGGCCCTTGATTCCACTGCTGTAGGAG GCTCAGCCTCGAAGCGGATGGCGCTGGTGCTGGAACGGGTGTGCAGCACCCTCCTGGGCCTGGAGGAACACCTGAATGCCCTGGACCGGGCTGCTGGTGATGGCGACTGTGGCACCACCCACAGCCGTGCGGCCAGAG CAATCCGGGAGTGGCTGAAGGAGGGCCCACCCcctgccagccctgcccagctGCTCTCCAAGTTGTCTGTCCTGCTCCTGGAGAAGATGGGAGGCTCATCTGGAGCG CTCTATGGCCTGTTCCTGACTGCAGCTGCCCAGCCCCTCaaggtcaagaccagcctccCAGCCTGGTCTGCTGCCATGGATGCCGGCCTGGAAGCCATGCAGAA GTATGGAAAGGCTGCCCCAGGGGACAGGACTATG CTGGATTCTCTGTGGGCAGCAGGGCAGGAGCTCCAAGCCTGGAAGAGCCCAGGAGCCGATCTGTTGCAAGTCCTGACCAAAGCAGTCAAG AGTGCCGAAGCTGCAGCGGAGGCCACCAAGAATATGGAAGCTGGAGCCGGAAGAGCCAGTTATATCAGCTCAGCACGGCTGGAGCAGCCAGACCCCGGGGCAGTGGCAGCTGCTGCCATCCTCCGGGCCATCCTGGAGGTCTTGCAGAGCTAG
- the TKFC gene encoding triokinase/FMN cyclase isoform X1: MWLCCCCLHCTQTRVAQDCPSSSSSVQRCELSLFQSLPTMTSKKLVNSVAGCADDALAGLVACNPNLQLLQGHRVALRSDLDSLKGQVALLSGGGSGHEPAHAGFIGKGMLTGVIAGAVFTSPAVGSILAAIRAVAQAGTVGTLLIVKNYTGDRLNFGLAREQARAEGIPVEMVVIGDDSAFTVLKKAGRRGLCGTVLIHKVAGALAEAGVGLEEITKRVNVVAKAMGTLGVSLSSCSVPGSKPTFELSADEVELGLGIHGEAGVRRIKMATADEIVKLMLDHMTDTTNASHVPVQPGSSVVMMVNNLGGLSFLELGIIADAAVRSLEGRGVKIARALVGTFMSALEMPGISLTLLLVDEPLLKLIDAETTAVAWPNVAAVSITGRKRNRVAPAEPQEALDSTAVGGSASKRMALVLERVCSTLLGLEEHLNALDRAAGDGDCGTTHSRAARAIREWLKEGPPPASPAQLLSKLSVLLLEKMGGSSGALYGLFLTAAAQPLKVKTSLPAWSAAMDAGLEAMQKYGKAAPGDRTMLDSLWAAGQELQAWKSPGADLLQVLTKAVKSAEAAAEATKNMEAGAGRASYISSARLEQPDPGAVAAAAILRAILEVLQS, encoded by the exons ATGTGGCT gtgctgctgctgcctcCACTGTACTCAGACCCGGGTAGCACAAGATTGTCCATCCTCCAGCAGTTCAGTGCAACGGTGTGAACTCAGCCTGTTTCAGAGCCTCCCCACCATG ACCTCCAAGAAGCTGGTGAACTCGGTGGCTGGCTGTGCTGATGACGCCCTTGCTGGCCTGGTGGCCTGCAACCCCAACCTGCAGCTCCTGCAGGGCCACCGCGTGGCCCTCCGTTCTGACCTGGACAGCCTCAAGGGCCAGGTGGCACTGCTATCGGGTGGGGGCTCTGGCCATGAGCCTGCCCATGCTG GTTTCATAGGGAAGGGGATGCTGACCGGGGTCATCGCAGGAGCCGTATTCACCTCCCCAGCAGTGGGCAGCATCCTGGCAGCCATCAGGgcagtggcccaggctggcacAG TGGGGACCCTCCTCATCGTGAAGAACTACACTGGGGATCGGCTCAACTTCGGCCTGGCCAGGGAGCAGGCCCGGGCTGAAGGCATCCCGGTGGAGATGGTGGTGATCGGGGATGACAGCGCCTTCACCGTCCTGAAGAAGGCAGGCCGGCGGGGGCTGTGTGGCACGGTGCTTATACACAAG GTGGCAGGTGCTCtggctgaggcaggtgtgggGCTGGAGGAGATCACAAAGCGGGTGAACGTGGTCGCCAAGGCCATGG GTACCCTGGGGGTGAGCTTATCCTCCTGCAGCGTCCCTGGTTCCAAACCCACCTTCGAGCTCTCGGCCGATGAGGTGGAGCTGGGCCTGG GGATCCACGGGGAAGCTGGTGTGCGCCGGATAAAG ATGGCAACTGCTGATGAGATTGTGAAACTCATGCTCGACCACATGACAGACACCACCAATGCGTCCCATGTGCCTGTGCAGCCCG GCTCTTCAGTTGTGATGATGGTCAACAACCTGGGTGGCCTGTCATTCCTGGAATTGGGCATCATAGCCGATGCTGCCGTTCGCTCCCTGG AGGGCCGCGGGGTGAAGATTGCCCGTGCCCTGGTGGGCACCTTCATGTCAGCACTGGAGATGCCTGGCATTTCTCTCACCCTCCTGCTGGTGGATGAGCCTCTCCTGAAACTGATAG ATGCTGAAACCACTGCAGTAGCCTGGCCTAACGTGGCCGCAGTCTCCATTACTGGGCGGAAGCGGAACCGGGTAGCCCCTGCCGAGCCCCAGGAGGCCCTTGATTCCACTGCTGTAGGAG GCTCAGCCTCGAAGCGGATGGCGCTGGTGCTGGAACGGGTGTGCAGCACCCTCCTGGGCCTGGAGGAACACCTGAATGCCCTGGACCGGGCTGCTGGTGATGGCGACTGTGGCACCACCCACAGCCGTGCGGCCAGAG CAATCCGGGAGTGGCTGAAGGAGGGCCCACCCcctgccagccctgcccagctGCTCTCCAAGTTGTCTGTCCTGCTCCTGGAGAAGATGGGAGGCTCATCTGGAGCG CTCTATGGCCTGTTCCTGACTGCAGCTGCCCAGCCCCTCaaggtcaagaccagcctccCAGCCTGGTCTGCTGCCATGGATGCCGGCCTGGAAGCCATGCAGAA GTATGGAAAGGCTGCCCCAGGGGACAGGACTATG CTGGATTCTCTGTGGGCAGCAGGGCAGGAGCTCCAAGCCTGGAAGAGCCCAGGAGCCGATCTGTTGCAAGTCCTGACCAAAGCAGTCAAG AGTGCCGAAGCTGCAGCGGAGGCCACCAAGAATATGGAAGCTGGAGCCGGAAGAGCCAGTTATATCAGCTCAGCACGGCTGGAGCAGCCAGACCCCGGGGCAGTGGCAGCTGCTGCCATCCTCCGGGCCATCCTGGAGGTCTTGCAGAGCTAG
- the TKFC gene encoding triokinase/FMN cyclase isoform X6: MTSKKLVNSVAGCADDALAGLVACNPNLQLLQGHRVALRSDLDSLKGQVALLSGGGSGHEPAHAGFIGKGMLTGVIAGAVFTSPAVGSILAAIRAVAQAGTVGTLLIVKNYTGDRLNFGLAREQARAEGIPVEMVVIGDDSAFTVLKKAGRRGLCGTVLIHKVAGALAEAGVGLEEITKRVNVVAKAMGTLGVSLSSCSVPGSKPTFELSADEVELGLGIHGEAGVRRIKMATADEIVKLMLDHMTDTTNASHVPVQPGSSVVMMVNNLGGLSFLELGIIADAAVRSLEGRGVKIARALVGTFMSALEMPGISLTLLLVDEPLLKLIDAETTAVAWPNVAAVSITGRKRNRVAPAEPQEALDSTAVGGSASKRMALVLERVCSTLLGLEEHLNALDRAAGDGDCGTTHSRAARAIREWLKEGPPPASPAQLLSKLSVLLLEKMGGSSGALYGLFLTAAAQPLKVKTSLPAWSAAMDAGLEAMQKYGKAAPGDRTMLDSLWAAGQELQAWKSPGADLLQVLTKAVKEGGGLMACP; this comes from the exons ATG ACCTCCAAGAAGCTGGTGAACTCGGTGGCTGGCTGTGCTGATGACGCCCTTGCTGGCCTGGTGGCCTGCAACCCCAACCTGCAGCTCCTGCAGGGCCACCGCGTGGCCCTCCGTTCTGACCTGGACAGCCTCAAGGGCCAGGTGGCACTGCTATCGGGTGGGGGCTCTGGCCATGAGCCTGCCCATGCTG GTTTCATAGGGAAGGGGATGCTGACCGGGGTCATCGCAGGAGCCGTATTCACCTCCCCAGCAGTGGGCAGCATCCTGGCAGCCATCAGGgcagtggcccaggctggcacAG TGGGGACCCTCCTCATCGTGAAGAACTACACTGGGGATCGGCTCAACTTCGGCCTGGCCAGGGAGCAGGCCCGGGCTGAAGGCATCCCGGTGGAGATGGTGGTGATCGGGGATGACAGCGCCTTCACCGTCCTGAAGAAGGCAGGCCGGCGGGGGCTGTGTGGCACGGTGCTTATACACAAG GTGGCAGGTGCTCtggctgaggcaggtgtgggGCTGGAGGAGATCACAAAGCGGGTGAACGTGGTCGCCAAGGCCATGG GTACCCTGGGGGTGAGCTTATCCTCCTGCAGCGTCCCTGGTTCCAAACCCACCTTCGAGCTCTCGGCCGATGAGGTGGAGCTGGGCCTGG GGATCCACGGGGAAGCTGGTGTGCGCCGGATAAAG ATGGCAACTGCTGATGAGATTGTGAAACTCATGCTCGACCACATGACAGACACCACCAATGCGTCCCATGTGCCTGTGCAGCCCG GCTCTTCAGTTGTGATGATGGTCAACAACCTGGGTGGCCTGTCATTCCTGGAATTGGGCATCATAGCCGATGCTGCCGTTCGCTCCCTGG AGGGCCGCGGGGTGAAGATTGCCCGTGCCCTGGTGGGCACCTTCATGTCAGCACTGGAGATGCCTGGCATTTCTCTCACCCTCCTGCTGGTGGATGAGCCTCTCCTGAAACTGATAG ATGCTGAAACCACTGCAGTAGCCTGGCCTAACGTGGCCGCAGTCTCCATTACTGGGCGGAAGCGGAACCGGGTAGCCCCTGCCGAGCCCCAGGAGGCCCTTGATTCCACTGCTGTAGGAG GCTCAGCCTCGAAGCGGATGGCGCTGGTGCTGGAACGGGTGTGCAGCACCCTCCTGGGCCTGGAGGAACACCTGAATGCCCTGGACCGGGCTGCTGGTGATGGCGACTGTGGCACCACCCACAGCCGTGCGGCCAGAG CAATCCGGGAGTGGCTGAAGGAGGGCCCACCCcctgccagccctgcccagctGCTCTCCAAGTTGTCTGTCCTGCTCCTGGAGAAGATGGGAGGCTCATCTGGAGCG CTCTATGGCCTGTTCCTGACTGCAGCTGCCCAGCCCCTCaaggtcaagaccagcctccCAGCCTGGTCTGCTGCCATGGATGCCGGCCTGGAAGCCATGCAGAA GTATGGAAAGGCTGCCCCAGGGGACAGGACTATG CTGGATTCTCTGTGGGCAGCAGGGCAGGAGCTCCAAGCCTGGAAGAGCCCAGGAGCCGATCTGTTGCAAGTCCTGACCAAAGCAGTCAAG GAAGGAGGAGGCCTGATGGCCTGCCCTTGA